One window of Candidatus Methylomirabilis sp. genomic DNA carries:
- the acpP gene encoding acyl carrier protein, protein MEIEERVKKIIVDQLGVNATEVTPEASFVEDLGADSLDTVELVMALEEEFGIEIPDEEAEKIVTVKDAIAHIKAHPA, encoded by the coding sequence ATGGAGATCGAGGAGAGGGTCAAGAAGATTATCGTGGACCAATTGGGCGTTAATGCGACCGAGGTGACGCCGGAGGCTTCTTTCGTCGAAGATCTGGGCGCCGACTCGCTTGATACGGTGGAGTTGGTAATGGCCCTGGAGGAGGAGTTTGGTATCGAGATCCCTGACGAGGAGGCTGAGAAGATCGTGACCGTGAAAGACGCTATCGCACATATCAAGGCGCATCCCGCGTGA
- the rpmF gene encoding 50S ribosomal protein L32 — translation MPLPKRRHSNARTRKRRSHDALSTPALSECPNCHERKLPHRACSACGYYRGREVVKREEV, via the coding sequence ATGCCCCTTCCGAAACGTCGTCACAGCAATGCCCGGACACGAAAACGGCGCTCCCATGACGCCCTCTCCACGCCTGCGCTTAGTGAGTGCCCCAACTGCCATGAGCGGAAGTTGCCTCATCGTGCCTGTTCCGCTTGTGGCTATTATCGGGGCCGGGAGGTTGTGAAGCGGGAGGAAGTCTAG
- a CDS encoding beta-ketoacyl-ACP synthase III, with protein MYGSKIAGTGASVPDRILTNAELEQMVSTSDEWIVTRTGISERRIASDDQATSDLAEGAARRALEAAAVEPHDLDLILVNTVTPDMFFPSTACVLQERLGASRAAAFDLLAACTGFIYGLSVADAYLRAGLMRNILVIGADTLSKVVDWSDRGTCVLFGDGAGAVLLQRTTADPCILSTHLYSDGSKGKHLIIPGGGSRLPACQKVIDEKLITIRMPNGNEVFKTAVRSMEDAAIAALKANGAEVSDIDLFISHQANARIIYAVAERLGLPRERIFMNIDRYGNTSAASIPIAMDEAVRTGRLKCGDLLLLTAFGGGITWGSALIRW; from the coding sequence ATGTACGGTAGCAAGATCGCTGGCACAGGGGCCTCGGTTCCGGATCGGATCCTCACCAATGCCGAATTGGAGCAGATGGTTAGCACCAGCGATGAGTGGATTGTCACCCGGACGGGGATCTCGGAGCGGCGAATCGCCTCCGACGACCAGGCAACCTCGGATCTGGCCGAGGGGGCGGCTCGACGCGCCCTAGAGGCCGCTGCGGTTGAGCCCCATGACCTGGACCTGATCCTCGTGAATACGGTGACCCCAGACATGTTTTTCCCCTCTACCGCATGTGTGCTGCAGGAGCGACTTGGTGCGTCGCGCGCGGCGGCCTTCGATCTGTTGGCTGCGTGTACCGGCTTTATTTACGGCCTGTCAGTCGCCGATGCCTATTTGCGGGCAGGTCTCATGCGAAACATCCTGGTGATAGGGGCCGACACCCTCTCCAAGGTAGTTGACTGGAGCGATCGAGGTACCTGTGTTCTCTTTGGCGATGGGGCGGGAGCGGTGCTCCTCCAGCGAACAACCGCTGATCCCTGCATCCTCTCCACGCATCTCTATTCAGACGGATCAAAGGGGAAACATCTGATTATTCCGGGGGGGGGATCACGACTGCCTGCTTGCCAAAAGGTCATTGACGAGAAGCTGATTACGATCCGGATGCCCAACGGAAACGAGGTGTTCAAGACGGCAGTCCGGTCGATGGAAGATGCCGCTATAGCCGCGCTGAAGGCCAACGGGGCAGAAGTTTCTGACATTGATCTCTTTATTTCGCATCAGGCCAACGCCAGAATCATCTATGCGGTGGCTGAGCGGCTGGGTCTTCCGCGGGAGCGGATCTTCATGAATATTGACCGCTATGGGAATACCTCTGCCGCTTCTATCCCCATTGCCATGGATGAAGCCGTCCGGACAGGACGACTCAAATGTGGTGATTTGCTGTTGCTGACGGCCTTCGGGGGCGGGATCACCTGGGGATCGGCGCTCATCCGATGGTGA
- a CDS encoding DUF177 domain-containing protein: protein MLVDRSQIPPEGLDLEVHEEPRWEGVEGLWLSLAPVEAVFHLERKGNGVLANGTFTTTAVVMCSRCSEPVSVPVSDQFTILYAGASEAFRAEESELSAAEMDVDVMQGDRLDLSRLLRENVLLNLPLQPLCRAECRGLCPRCGINLNESSCQCRVQENDPRLLPLQHLS, encoded by the coding sequence ATGCTGGTGGATCGATCACAGATTCCTCCAGAAGGGTTAGATCTTGAAGTGCATGAAGAACCTCGCTGGGAGGGAGTTGAAGGATTATGGCTTTCACTCGCCCCGGTTGAGGCCGTATTCCATCTGGAGCGAAAGGGCAACGGCGTCCTCGCGAACGGCACCTTCACGACAACGGCAGTCGTGATGTGCAGCCGATGCTCCGAGCCGGTTTCTGTTCCCGTCTCTGATCAGTTTACGATTCTGTATGCCGGAGCCAGCGAAGCCTTTCGCGCCGAGGAGAGCGAACTCAGCGCTGCTGAGATGGATGTCGATGTGATGCAAGGTGATCGTCTTGATCTGTCTCGGCTGTTGCGCGAGAATGTCTTGCTGAACCTGCCGCTTCAGCCTCTGTGCCGGGCTGAGTGCCGCGGCCTATGTCCCCGTTGTGGAATCAACCTGAACGAGAGCTCGTGCCAGTGCCGCGTTCAGGAAAACGATCCAAGGCTTCTTCCCCTTCAACATTTATCCTAG
- the sucC gene encoding ADP-forming succinate--CoA ligase subunit beta: MKIHEFQAKAILGVYGVPVPKGEVVTTPVEAGRAVERLGGTAVLKAQIHAGGRGKAGGVVPVSSPQEAEAAAKRLIGSRLVTHQTGPEGRVVKRILVEEQVTVGRELYAGIVLDRRAAGPVIMASGTGGVEIEEIAANYPERIVRVAVDPATQLQPFHIRRLALAFALQQPVKNLAAKLFPAMYRLFQEKDCSLVEINPLVVTAEGRLLALDAKLNIDDNALFRHSDLAELRDLDEELPLEVEASRFGLNYIKLDGTVGCMVNGAGLAMATMDLVKLVGGEPANFLDVGGGASAEQIQHAFRILISDQSVNVVLINIFGGILRCDRLAEGVIHAVRSLQVTLPIVVRMEGTNVDQGKRMLVESGLKFITADGMQEAAEKAVKAARQQKAES; this comes from the coding sequence ATGAAGATCCATGAGTTTCAGGCGAAGGCGATTCTTGGCGTCTACGGGGTGCCCGTTCCAAAGGGGGAGGTGGTCACGACGCCCGTAGAGGCGGGGCGTGCTGTCGAGCGGCTTGGCGGTACCGCTGTGCTGAAGGCCCAGATTCACGCAGGCGGTCGTGGCAAGGCTGGTGGGGTCGTGCCGGTATCTTCACCGCAGGAGGCAGAGGCTGCGGCGAAGCGGCTCATTGGCTCCCGTCTGGTTACTCATCAGACCGGCCCTGAAGGGAGGGTGGTCAAGAGGATTCTGGTGGAGGAACAGGTAACCGTCGGTCGCGAGCTCTATGCTGGGATCGTCCTGGATCGCAGGGCGGCAGGGCCCGTGATCATGGCCAGCGGAACCGGCGGAGTTGAGATTGAGGAGATCGCGGCGAACTATCCGGAGAGGATTGTTCGGGTTGCAGTGGATCCGGCCACGCAGCTTCAGCCCTTCCACATCCGTCGGCTTGCTTTGGCGTTCGCGCTGCAGCAGCCGGTGAAGAATTTAGCCGCCAAGCTATTTCCGGCCATGTATCGACTCTTTCAGGAGAAAGACTGTTCGTTGGTCGAGATCAATCCCCTGGTGGTCACTGCTGAGGGTCGTCTCTTGGCCCTGGATGCCAAGCTGAATATCGATGACAATGCCCTTTTTCGTCACTCTGATCTGGCGGAACTCCGCGATCTGGACGAGGAGTTACCTCTCGAAGTTGAGGCCTCAAGGTTCGGGCTGAACTACATCAAGCTGGATGGTACCGTGGGATGCATGGTCAACGGTGCCGGCTTGGCCATGGCGACTATGGATTTGGTCAAGCTGGTCGGCGGTGAGCCGGCCAACTTTCTCGACGTCGGCGGAGGCGCCAGCGCCGAGCAGATCCAGCATGCGTTTCGCATCCTGATCTCGGATCAGTCTGTGAACGTAGTGCTTATCAACATCTTCGGGGGGATCCTCAGGTGTGACCGGTTAGCGGAGGGAGTAATTCATGCGGTTCGTTCCCTCCAGGTGACATTGCCGATCGTGGTCCGGATGGAAGGGACCAATGTGGACCAAGGCAAGCGCATGCTTGTTGAGTCCGGCTTAAAGTTCATTACGGCGGATGGGATGCAGGAAGCGGCGGAAAAGGCGGTAAAGGCCGCCAGACAACAAAAGGCTGAAAGCTGA
- the fabD gene encoding ACP S-malonyltransferase: MNALALVFPGQGSQRIGMGRDFWAQVPEARRFFEKGSESLGIDLARLCFEGPDELLTLTANAQPAIMAVSMAAFAALQCEGVKFDYVAGHSLGEYSALVAAGSLAFEDAIRVVRKRGEFMQEAVVPGAGAMAAILGLDKESVYTVCGEAASHGVVEVANLNGPGQVVIAGETKAVEHAIELAKQRGAKRAVRLQVSAPFHCSLMGPAGKRLAAVLQAVPIADPLVPLVNNVDAEFLMSREEIAGSLVRQVTSPVRWEDVVRKLVKEGVTLFLELGPGKVLTGLIKRIAPEVTALYAEDLSSLQVAINQAKALF; the protein is encoded by the coding sequence ATGAATGCGCTCGCGCTGGTTTTTCCCGGTCAGGGTTCGCAACGGATTGGCATGGGGCGAGATTTTTGGGCGCAGGTCCCTGAAGCCCGTCGGTTTTTCGAAAAGGGGAGCGAGTCTCTGGGAATCGACTTGGCTCGCCTCTGCTTCGAGGGCCCCGATGAGTTGCTCACGCTTACTGCGAATGCACAGCCGGCGATCATGGCGGTCAGTATGGCCGCCTTTGCTGCGCTTCAGTGTGAGGGAGTTAAGTTTGACTATGTGGCCGGTCATTCGCTTGGTGAATATTCGGCACTCGTGGCGGCCGGTAGCCTCGCATTTGAAGATGCGATTCGCGTGGTGAGAAAGAGAGGCGAGTTCATGCAGGAGGCGGTGGTCCCTGGCGCCGGCGCTATGGCGGCCATTTTAGGTCTCGACAAGGAGAGCGTCTATACGGTGTGTGGCGAGGCTGCCAGCCATGGGGTCGTCGAGGTTGCTAATCTCAATGGCCCCGGTCAGGTAGTGATTGCAGGAGAGACGAAGGCGGTCGAGCATGCCATCGAGTTGGCCAAACAACGTGGCGCCAAGCGAGCCGTGCGCTTGCAGGTGAGTGCACCCTTTCACTGTTCCTTGATGGGGCCGGCAGGCAAGCGATTGGCCGCTGTGCTTCAAGCGGTTCCGATTGCCGACCCGTTGGTCCCGTTGGTCAACAATGTCGACGCCGAGTTCCTGATGAGCAGGGAAGAGATCGCCGGAAGTCTCGTCCGCCAGGTCACCAGTCCGGTGCGGTGGGAGGATGTGGTGCGAAAGCTGGTGAAAGAAGGCGTCACCCTTTTCCTGGAGCTTGGTCCGGGAAAGGTGCTTACCGGGCTGATCAAGCGGATTGCCCCTGAGGTGACCGCGCTCTATGCAGAGGATCTGAGTTCGTTGCAGGTTGCGATCAATCAGGCGAAGGCACTTTTCTAA
- the nusB gene encoding transcription antitermination factor NusB yields the protein MGKRHRARELALSLLYQLEFYPLEAFEEQYQAFWGEHPVKPETQSLAEELVRGTLDHRKSIDELLSSHVEHWILSRLALVDLCILRLAAFELLFYGKTPWKVAIDEAIELAKAFGGKDSGAFVNGVLDKLSAFAKDRSTAPLMET from the coding sequence ATGGGTAAACGTCACCGCGCCCGGGAACTCGCGCTCTCGCTCCTGTATCAGCTTGAATTTTACCCACTGGAGGCCTTTGAGGAGCAGTATCAGGCCTTCTGGGGAGAGCACCCCGTTAAACCAGAAACCCAATCGCTGGCTGAGGAGTTGGTCAGAGGCACCCTCGACCACCGAAAGTCGATCGATGAACTGCTCTCCTCGCATGTCGAACACTGGATCCTCTCGCGGCTGGCGCTCGTGGATCTTTGCATCCTTCGATTAGCCGCGTTTGAGCTGCTCTTTTACGGAAAGACGCCCTGGAAGGTCGCGATCGACGAAGCGATCGAGTTGGCGAAGGCATTTGGGGGAAAAGACTCTGGCGCCTTTGTCAACGGGGTCCTGGACAAGCTCTCCGCCTTCGCCAAGGACCGCTCCACCGCCCCCCTGATGGAAACGTAG
- the plsX gene encoding phosphate acyltransferase PlsX, whose protein sequence is MGTRIALDAMGGDQGPIVTVEGAVAAAREFNLSVLLVGNEDEISQRLKQHATNGLSIAIRHAPETVGMQESPSAALRKKKQSSIRVGLELVKSGEADAFISAGNTGAVMATALITLGPLPGVERPAIALIVPTLKGQSLVLDVGANADCKARHLLQFAIMGDVYARQIMGKLSPTVGLLSIGEEESKGNELTREAFRGLEEEQSLNFIGNVEGREVLMGTADVIVCDGFTGNIALKIIEGAGEFFTLLLKEELGKGLAGMAGALLARGAFKRFKKLVDYTEYGGAPLLGVRGVCIIGHGRSTAKAIKNAIRAAAECVENRVIEHIIEGIAVS, encoded by the coding sequence ATGGGAACTCGTATAGCCCTTGACGCAATGGGCGGCGACCAAGGCCCCATCGTCACCGTTGAGGGCGCAGTAGCTGCCGCCCGTGAGTTTAACCTTTCCGTGCTGCTGGTCGGGAACGAAGATGAAATCAGTCAGAGACTGAAGCAGCACGCCACGAACGGTCTTAGCATTGCGATCCGACACGCCCCCGAGACGGTCGGGATGCAAGAGTCCCCCTCTGCCGCCTTGCGAAAGAAGAAGCAGTCGTCAATCCGGGTCGGCCTGGAGTTGGTGAAGAGTGGGGAGGCCGATGCCTTTATCAGCGCCGGGAATACGGGGGCAGTAATGGCCACCGCGCTGATCACCTTGGGTCCGCTTCCCGGCGTTGAGCGTCCTGCCATCGCTCTCATCGTTCCAACGCTCAAAGGTCAGTCGCTCGTGTTGGATGTCGGCGCTAATGCTGATTGTAAAGCGCGGCATCTCCTGCAGTTTGCTATTATGGGGGATGTCTATGCGCGTCAAATCATGGGGAAGCTATCGCCTACCGTCGGTCTCCTGAGTATCGGGGAGGAGGAGAGCAAGGGGAACGAACTGACTCGAGAGGCCTTCAGGGGGCTTGAAGAGGAGCAGTCTCTGAACTTCATCGGGAACGTCGAGGGTCGTGAGGTCCTCATGGGGACTGCCGATGTCATCGTCTGCGATGGCTTCACCGGAAACATTGCCTTGAAGATTATTGAAGGCGCCGGGGAGTTTTTTACGCTCTTACTCAAGGAGGAACTGGGGAAGGGGTTAGCGGGGATGGCCGGCGCCTTATTGGCTCGAGGCGCATTTAAGCGTTTTAAGAAGCTGGTTGACTACACGGAGTACGGTGGCGCGCCACTGCTTGGGGTCCGAGGGGTCTGTATCATCGGCCACGGCCGCTCGACCGCCAAGGCCATCAAGAATGCGATCCGGGCGGCCGCCGAATGCGTCGAGAACAGGGTGATCGAACATATCATAGAAGGGATCGCCGTCAGTTAG
- the fabG gene encoding 3-oxoacyl-[acyl-carrier-protein] reductase, with product MGTTIELKGKVAIVTGGSRGIGRAIALKLAAEGANVAICGRNLETAEGVVAEIEAVGATGAAVAADISRESDAEGLIQASIKRFGRLDILVNNAGITRDGLLIRMKEEDWDTVLDVNLKGAFFTTRAALRPMLRAQSGRIVNISSVAGTMGIPGQANYSAAKAGLIGFTKAVAREVASRSITVNAVAPGFIETEMTAVLSEDRRRTYLSQIPMGRFGDPAEVAALVSFLVSKAASYITGQIITIDGGLRT from the coding sequence ATGGGAACAACGATCGAACTTAAAGGGAAGGTAGCTATCGTCACCGGTGGCTCGCGTGGGATTGGGCGGGCAATTGCGCTGAAGCTTGCGGCGGAGGGTGCAAATGTGGCCATCTGCGGGAGAAACCTGGAGACAGCCGAGGGGGTAGTTGCCGAGATCGAGGCGGTCGGGGCGACCGGGGCGGCAGTGGCCGCGGACATTTCGCGGGAGTCGGACGCTGAGGGGTTGATTCAGGCCAGCATCAAGCGTTTCGGTCGTCTTGATATTCTGGTCAATAACGCCGGCATCACCAGGGACGGGCTCCTGATCCGGATGAAGGAGGAGGACTGGGATACGGTCCTGGACGTCAACCTGAAGGGAGCATTTTTTACGACCCGAGCGGCACTTCGACCAATGCTCAGGGCACAGAGCGGTCGAATCGTGAATATCAGCTCGGTTGCAGGGACGATGGGGATTCCTGGACAGGCTAACTACTCCGCAGCGAAGGCGGGCCTGATCGGTTTCACCAAGGCTGTCGCCAGGGAGGTTGCCTCCAGGTCGATCACGGTGAATGCGGTGGCTCCAGGATTCATCGAAACCGAGATGACCGCGGTCCTGTCTGAGGATCGCAGGAGGACCTACCTCAGCCAGATCCCTATGGGTCGGTTCGGGGATCCGGCGGAGGTGGCTGCCCTGGTTTCGTTTCTGGTTTCAAAAGCGGCAAGCTATATTACAGGTCAGATAATTACGATCGATGGCGGGTTGCGAACGTAA
- the sucD gene encoding succinate--CoA ligase subunit alpha, whose amino-acid sequence MSILVDKNTRVVVQGITGKEGTFHALACRDYGTSVVAGVTPGKGGVRHEGIPVFDTVREAVDKEGANTALIFVPAAFAADAILEAIDGEVPLVVCITEGIPILDMVRVARVLHGSRTRLIGPNCPGIISPGKAKVGIMPGHIHKRGQIGVISRSGTLTYEAVNQLTRLDLGQSTCIGIGGDPIIGTTFVDCLALFESDAATEAILIIGEIGGIAEEEAAAFVERHVSKPVIGYIAGLAAPAERRMGHAGAIISGGKGTATEKISAMRRAGIAMVQSPAEIGVAVKEALS is encoded by the coding sequence ATGAGCATTCTGGTAGATAAGAATACTCGCGTGGTGGTGCAGGGCATTACCGGGAAGGAAGGCACCTTTCACGCCCTGGCGTGCCGTGACTACGGAACCAGCGTGGTTGCAGGTGTCACCCCAGGTAAAGGAGGGGTACGTCACGAGGGGATTCCAGTTTTTGACACAGTGCGAGAGGCCGTAGATAAGGAGGGTGCCAATACCGCCTTGATCTTTGTCCCGGCTGCCTTTGCCGCCGATGCTATTCTGGAGGCGATCGATGGGGAGGTCCCGCTGGTAGTGTGTATTACGGAGGGGATCCCGATCTTGGATATGGTGCGGGTGGCCCGCGTCCTCCATGGGTCTCGAACTCGCTTGATTGGCCCGAACTGTCCAGGGATTATCTCTCCTGGCAAGGCCAAGGTCGGGATCATGCCCGGACACATCCACAAGCGTGGGCAGATCGGTGTGATCTCAAGGAGTGGTACGCTGACCTATGAGGCGGTGAATCAGCTTACGCGTCTGGATCTTGGCCAGTCCACCTGCATCGGGATCGGTGGGGATCCGATTATCGGTACCACCTTCGTCGATTGCCTGGCGCTGTTTGAAAGCGATGCGGCGACCGAGGCGATTCTTATAATCGGCGAAATCGGGGGTATTGCTGAAGAGGAGGCGGCAGCATTCGTTGAGCGTCACGTGTCTAAACCGGTTATCGGGTACATCGCTGGGCTTGCCGCCCCTGCCGAGCGACGCATGGGCCATGCGGGGGCGATCATCTCTGGCGGGAAAGGAACGGCAACAGAGAAGATCTCTGCCATGCGGCGCGCCGGTATCGCAATGGTGCAAAGCCCGGCGGAGATCGGAGTCGCTGTAAAAGAAGCCCTCAGCTGA
- a CDS encoding metallophosphoesterase family protein has product MIYVIGDIHGCLEPLRRLIAQLRLSEADELVFLGDYVDRGPDSKGVIDYLLTLRGRYTFLMGNHERMFLDFLQGKERALFLYNGGIATVESYGGLSRIPAAHLAFLERLRPYHETQDYLFVHAGIRPGIPVQEQDESDLLWIREEFYAYSGRYPKTVVFGHTPMREVLMDDDRIGIDTACVYGNKLTCLILPSREVIQVSNPLDMYSRTTPLSRGV; this is encoded by the coding sequence ATGATCTATGTCATCGGCGATATTCACGGGTGTCTGGAGCCGTTGCGCCGCCTCATCGCTCAGCTCCGTCTGTCCGAGGCGGACGAACTGGTCTTCCTGGGAGATTACGTTGATCGGGGACCGGATTCAAAGGGGGTCATTGATTATCTGCTGACCCTTCGTGGACGGTACACCTTCCTCATGGGCAATCATGAGCGTATGTTTCTTGATTTTCTTCAGGGAAAAGAGCGGGCGCTGTTTCTATATAACGGCGGGATTGCGACGGTAGAGAGCTACGGTGGGCTCAGCCGGATCCCTGCCGCCCACCTGGCATTCCTGGAACGCTTAAGACCGTACCATGAGACGCAGGACTATCTCTTTGTCCATGCCGGCATCAGGCCTGGAATTCCGGTGCAGGAGCAAGACGAAAGCGACCTCCTCTGGATTCGCGAGGAGTTCTACGCGTATTCAGGTCGGTACCCTAAAACAGTTGTTTTCGGCCATACGCCAATGCGAGAAGTTCTAATGGACGACGACCGGATCGGTATCGATACAGCCTGTGTCTATGGTAACAAGCTGACCTGCCTGATCCTCCCCTCACGTGAAGTGATTCAGGTTTCGAATCCTCTCGATATGTATTCGCGCACCACGCCACTCAGTCGAGGCGTCTGA
- the ndk gene encoding nucleoside-diphosphate kinase, whose amino-acid sequence MEQTLAIVKPDAVARGLIGEVIRRFEAEGLVVCGLKMVWLEQKEAEGFYQVHQHQPFFDSLTRFMTSGPCVAMVLEGEEAIRRVRTLMGATDPLKAAEGTLRRNFAASIEKNVVHGSDSAASAAVEIPYFFCRLEILPVVGRGETLLA is encoded by the coding sequence ATGGAACAGACCTTAGCTATTGTAAAACCGGATGCTGTAGCGAGGGGTCTTATCGGTGAGGTGATCCGACGATTTGAGGCGGAAGGGCTGGTGGTCTGTGGGCTGAAGATGGTATGGCTGGAGCAGAAAGAGGCTGAGGGGTTCTATCAGGTGCATCAGCACCAGCCATTCTTTGACAGCCTGACGCGTTTCATGACTTCTGGTCCTTGTGTGGCGATGGTCCTCGAGGGGGAAGAGGCGATACGACGCGTTCGGACGCTGATGGGCGCTACTGATCCGCTCAAAGCCGCCGAGGGGACATTGCGGCGAAACTTTGCCGCCAGCATTGAGAAGAACGTTGTGCACGGCTCCGACTCGGCGGCATCAGCGGCCGTTGAAATCCCGTACTTTTTCTGTCGATTGGAGATTCTTCCCGTGGTCGGGAGGGGGGAAACATTGTTGGCGTGA
- the fabF gene encoding beta-ketoacyl-ACP synthase II, whose amino-acid sequence MRRVVATGLGVVAPNGIGVETFWDNLVNGVSGIDHITRFDAGCHDTKIAAEVKGFDPLLYMEKKEVKKMDRFIHYALAGAIMAVGDAQLTVKDVERSRIGVLIGTGMGGIPALEETHKTLLEKGPGRISPFFIPSIITNLASGHIAIRFGLRGPNSCVSTACATGNHAIGDSFELIRRGMADVMFAGGTEAVITPLTIGGFAAMKALSTRNDAPQRASRPFDKGRDGFVMGEGAGVLILEELDHALERGARIYAELAGYGMSADAYHMTAPEPEGAGAIASMVLALESARLQPEEVDYINAHGTSTPAGDAAETKAIKKVFGDHAYRLAVSSIKSMTGHPLGAAGGIESVATVLTLHHGVIPPTINYDEPDPECDLDYVPNRARHAEVRVAVSNSFGFGGTNATLVFKQYP is encoded by the coding sequence ATGAGGCGAGTCGTCGCGACAGGGTTGGGCGTAGTAGCGCCAAACGGCATCGGTGTCGAAACCTTCTGGGATAACCTGGTCAACGGGGTCTCAGGGATCGACCATATCACTCGATTCGACGCCGGTTGCCACGATACGAAGATCGCTGCAGAGGTCAAGGGATTTGACCCGCTTCTCTATATGGAGAAGAAAGAGGTCAAGAAGATGGACCGGTTTATCCACTACGCCTTGGCCGGCGCCATTATGGCGGTGGGTGACGCCCAGCTCACGGTAAAGGATGTTGAACGAAGTCGCATTGGTGTCCTTATCGGCACCGGCATGGGCGGAATCCCCGCCCTGGAGGAAACGCATAAGACGTTGCTGGAAAAAGGACCTGGCCGGATCAGTCCCTTCTTCATTCCCTCGATTATCACGAACCTGGCCTCCGGTCATATCGCCATACGCTTCGGACTCCGCGGACCTAATTCATGCGTCTCGACTGCCTGCGCGACAGGGAATCATGCGATTGGTGACTCGTTCGAACTGATCAGGCGAGGGATGGCCGATGTGATGTTTGCGGGTGGAACAGAGGCCGTCATCACTCCGCTGACGATCGGAGGATTCGCCGCCATGAAGGCTCTGTCCACCAGAAATGATGCGCCGCAGCGCGCCAGCCGACCGTTCGATAAGGGACGCGATGGCTTCGTGATGGGGGAGGGCGCGGGCGTCCTGATTCTTGAGGAGTTGGATCATGCGCTGGAGCGCGGCGCCAGGATTTATGCCGAGTTAGCCGGCTACGGGATGTCGGCTGATGCCTATCACATGACTGCACCAGAGCCGGAAGGGGCCGGCGCGATCGCCTCGATGGTCCTCGCGCTGGAGTCTGCTCGGCTCCAGCCGGAAGAGGTGGATTACATCAATGCCCACGGAACATCAACGCCAGCAGGCGATGCCGCCGAGACTAAGGCGATCAAGAAGGTATTTGGAGATCACGCCTATCGACTGGCGGTGAGCTCCATCAAATCGATGACCGGACACCCCTTGGGCGCCGCTGGGGGTATCGAATCGGTGGCCACCGTGCTGACCCTCCACCATGGCGTGATCCCGCCGACCATCAACTACGATGAGCCGGACCCTGAATGTGATCTTGACTACGTCCCAAACAGAGCACGCCACGCTGAGGTGCGGGTCGCCGTCAGCAACTCGTTCGGATTTGGCGGAACCAATGCTACCCTAGTCTTCAAGCAGTATCCGTAG